A genomic region of Mycolicibacterium poriferae contains the following coding sequences:
- the thrS gene encoding threonine--tRNA ligase, whose amino-acid sequence MSAPVSPAPAVPIRVAAGTTAGQAVRDAGLPGRGAPDAVVVVRDAEGRLRDLSWAPDEDVEVTPVAADTEDGRSVIRHSAAHVLAQAVQAMFPDAKLGIGPPITDGFYYDFEVAEPFTPEDLEALEKRMRQIVKQGQLFSRRVFESKDQARHELAGEPYKLELIDDKSGADDPEVMEVGGDELTAYDNLNPRTREREWGDLCRGPHIPTTRYIPAFKLTRSSAAYWRGDQNNASLQRIYGTAWETQEALDRHLELIEEAQRRDHRRVGAELDLFSFPDELGSGLPVFHPKGGIVRRELEEYSRRKHIEAGYEFVNTPHITKEQLYITSGHLEWYADGMFPPMHIDAEYDADGNVRKPGQDYYLKPMNCPMHHLIYRSRGRSYRELPLRLFEFGSVYRYEKSGVVHGLTRVRGMTQDDAHIYCTREQMGEELASLLQFVLELLADYGLDDYYLELSTKDPEKFVGSDEVWEEATETLREVAVASGLELVPDPGGAAFYGPKISVQVRDALGRSWQMSTIQLDFNMPDRFELEYTAADGSRKRPVLIHRALFGSIERFFGILTEHYAGAFPAWLAPVQVVGIPVADDHVAYLNGLVTRLRKLGIRAEVDSSDDRMAKKIVNHTNQRVPFMLLAGDRDLEAEAVSFRFGDRTQINGVPVDTAVDAIVDWVRRRENATPTAELVAIDAHADKG is encoded by the coding sequence ATGAGCGCCCCCGTCAGCCCGGCCCCGGCAGTCCCGATCCGGGTCGCCGCCGGGACTACCGCAGGGCAGGCGGTGCGTGACGCCGGCCTGCCGGGACGGGGCGCCCCCGACGCCGTCGTGGTCGTCCGCGACGCCGAGGGACGCCTGCGCGACCTGTCCTGGGCACCCGACGAGGACGTCGAGGTGACGCCCGTTGCCGCCGACACCGAGGACGGGCGCAGCGTCATCCGCCATTCCGCGGCCCACGTGCTGGCCCAGGCGGTGCAGGCGATGTTCCCCGACGCGAAGCTGGGCATCGGCCCGCCCATCACCGACGGGTTCTACTACGACTTCGAGGTTGCCGAACCATTCACCCCCGAAGACCTCGAAGCGCTCGAGAAGCGCATGCGCCAGATCGTCAAACAAGGCCAGCTGTTCTCCCGGCGGGTGTTCGAGTCCAAGGACCAGGCGCGCCACGAACTGGCCGGCGAGCCCTACAAGCTCGAGCTGATCGACGACAAGTCCGGTGCCGACGATCCCGAGGTCATGGAGGTCGGTGGTGACGAGCTGACCGCCTACGACAACCTCAACCCCCGCACCCGCGAGCGCGAATGGGGCGACCTGTGCCGCGGCCCGCACATCCCCACCACCCGCTACATCCCGGCGTTCAAGCTGACCCGCAGCTCGGCGGCGTACTGGCGCGGCGACCAGAACAACGCCAGCCTGCAACGCATCTACGGCACCGCGTGGGAGACCCAGGAGGCGCTCGACCGCCACCTGGAGCTGATCGAGGAGGCGCAGCGTCGCGATCACCGCCGGGTGGGCGCCGAGCTGGACCTGTTCAGCTTTCCCGACGAGTTGGGGTCCGGTCTGCCGGTGTTCCATCCCAAGGGCGGGATCGTGCGGCGCGAGCTGGAGGAGTACTCGCGGCGCAAGCACATCGAGGCGGGCTACGAGTTCGTCAACACCCCGCACATCACCAAGGAGCAGCTCTACATCACCTCGGGGCATCTGGAGTGGTACGCCGACGGGATGTTCCCCCCCATGCACATCGACGCCGAGTACGACGCCGACGGCAATGTGCGCAAACCGGGCCAGGACTACTACCTCAAGCCCATGAACTGCCCGATGCATCACCTGATCTACCGCTCGCGCGGCCGTTCCTACCGCGAACTGCCGCTGCGGTTGTTCGAGTTCGGCAGCGTGTACCGCTACGAGAAGTCGGGCGTGGTGCACGGCCTGACCCGGGTGCGGGGCATGACGCAGGACGACGCCCACATCTACTGCACCCGCGAGCAGATGGGCGAGGAACTGGCGTCGCTGCTGCAGTTCGTGCTGGAGCTGCTCGCCGACTACGGCCTGGACGACTACTACCTCGAGCTGTCCACGAAGGACCCGGAGAAGTTCGTGGGCTCCGACGAGGTGTGGGAAGAGGCCACCGAGACGCTGCGCGAGGTTGCCGTGGCGTCGGGCCTGGAGCTGGTGCCCGATCCCGGCGGCGCCGCGTTCTACGGACCGAAGATCTCGGTGCAGGTCCGCGACGCACTGGGTCGTAGCTGGCAGATGTCGACCATCCAGCTCGACTTCAACATGCCGGACAGGTTCGAACTGGAATACACCGCGGCCGACGGGTCGCGGAAGCGACCGGTACTCATCCACCGCGCGCTGTTCGGATCCATCGAACGGTTCTTCGGCATCCTCACCGAGCACTACGCCGGAGCCTTCCCGGCCTGGCTGGCCCCGGTGCAGGTGGTCGGTATCCCGGTCGCCGACGACCACGTCGCCTACCTCAACGGACTGGTCACCCGGCTGCGGAAACTCGGTATCCGCGCCGAGGTCGACAGCAGCGACGACCGGATGGCCAAGAAGATCGTCAACCACACCAACCAGAGGGTGCCGTTCATGCTGCTGGCCGGTGACCGCGATCTGGAGGCGGAGGCGGTCAGTTTCCGGTTCGGGGACCGGACGCAGATCAACGGCGTGCCGGTCGACACGGCCGTGGACGCGATCGTGGACTGGGTGCGCCGCCGTGAGAACGCCACGCCGACTGCCGAACTGGTCGCCATCGACGCGCACGCGGACAAGGGGTGA
- the pgsA gene encoding phosphatidylinositol phosphate synthase — MSDFYLMTRAAYAKLARPLARGALRLGLTPDSVTILGTAGTVLGALTLFPMGQLFAGALVVGFFVLADMLDGAMARQRGGGTRFGAVLDATCDRISDGAVFCGLLWWAAFGLDSPELVVATMICLVSSQVISYIKARAEATALSGDGGLIERPERLVIVLLGCLLADLPFFPLPWMLPAAMWVLAVASVVTVGQRLHSVRTSPTAMDRACGERADKPEPTDQ; from the coding sequence GTGAGTGACTTCTATCTGATGACGCGGGCCGCGTACGCGAAGTTGGCGCGGCCCCTCGCCAGAGGTGCGTTACGGCTGGGCCTGACCCCCGACAGCGTGACGATCCTGGGAACCGCGGGCACGGTGCTGGGTGCGCTGACCCTGTTCCCGATGGGGCAGCTGTTCGCCGGCGCCCTGGTGGTCGGGTTCTTCGTGCTGGCCGACATGCTCGACGGGGCGATGGCCCGCCAGCGTGGCGGCGGCACCCGGTTCGGGGCGGTGCTCGATGCCACCTGCGACCGGATCAGCGACGGGGCGGTGTTCTGCGGGCTGCTGTGGTGGGCGGCGTTCGGCCTGGACAGCCCCGAACTGGTGGTCGCGACGATGATCTGCCTGGTCTCCTCGCAGGTCATCTCCTACATCAAGGCCCGCGCGGAGGCGACCGCGCTGTCGGGCGACGGCGGCCTGATCGAGCGTCCCGAGCGGCTGGTGATCGTGCTGCTCGGCTGCCTGCTGGCCGACCTGCCGTTCTTCCCCCTGCCCTGGATGCTGCCCGCCGCCATGTGGGTGCTCGCCGTGGCCAGCGTGGTCACGGTGGGCCAGCGGCTGCACAGCGTGCGGACGTCGCCGACCGCGATGGACCGCGCCTGCGGTGAGCGCGCCGACAAACCGGAGCCCACCGACCAATGA
- a CDS encoding TIGR02611 family protein, giving the protein MNDGERAGFTRRWAAWRDGLRNRPAVDAGYRLGVAVTGLVVLCVGIIAIPYPGPGWAIVFVGLAILATEFDWARRLLSYVRRRYDAAMAWFTQQGLWVQALGVVFTAAVVLGTLWLLGALDFVGEVFGYEPRWLDSPIGIGT; this is encoded by the coding sequence ATGAACGACGGCGAGCGCGCCGGGTTCACCCGGCGGTGGGCGGCCTGGCGCGACGGGCTACGTAATCGGCCCGCTGTGGACGCCGGTTACCGGCTCGGGGTAGCCGTCACCGGTTTGGTGGTCCTGTGCGTCGGCATCATCGCGATTCCGTATCCCGGGCCCGGGTGGGCGATCGTGTTCGTCGGGCTCGCGATCCTGGCGACCGAGTTCGATTGGGCGCGACGGCTGCTCTCCTACGTGCGCCGGCGCTACGACGCGGCGATGGCGTGGTTCACCCAGCAGGGGCTGTGGGTGCAGGCGCTGGGCGTGGTGTTCACCGCCGCGGTGGTGCTGGGCACGTTGTGGCTGCTGGGTGCGCTCGACTTCGTCGGGGAAGTGTTCGGCTACGAGCCCCGGTGGCTGGATAGCCCTATTGGTATCGGGACGTAG
- a CDS encoding PaaI family thioesterase has product MSANEPADAHPGGGFNPPEPSTRGGPDYGRFIDAVRTLQDHARSADAPDHVITEAADLIEQASRLLEPHAADEWNSPSGRRMDLPNRGNILAVPVDLHVTEAGTIVGTAHFRRYHLGRNGAAHGGAVAHLFDSLLGFTAFKLSGSRAQRTAFLHVDYRRIVPVCRQVRVEAAIDDIVDRKIRVSGRILDDDDHVLAEAHALFVKLKPGQP; this is encoded by the coding sequence GTGAGCGCCAACGAACCCGCCGATGCGCACCCCGGGGGAGGCTTCAATCCCCCCGAGCCGTCCACCCGCGGGGGCCCCGATTACGGCCGGTTCATCGACGCGGTCCGCACGCTGCAGGACCACGCCCGCAGCGCCGACGCACCCGACCACGTCATCACCGAGGCCGCCGACCTCATCGAGCAGGCATCCCGGTTGCTGGAGCCACATGCCGCCGACGAGTGGAACTCCCCGTCGGGTCGGCGCATGGACCTGCCCAACCGGGGCAACATCCTGGCCGTTCCGGTCGACCTGCATGTCACCGAGGCGGGGACGATCGTCGGAACGGCCCACTTCCGGCGCTACCACCTGGGGCGCAACGGCGCGGCGCACGGCGGCGCCGTGGCCCACCTGTTCGACTCGCTGCTCGGCTTCACCGCGTTCAAACTCAGCGGCAGCCGGGCCCAGCGCACCGCATTCCTGCACGTCGACTACCGCCGCATCGTGCCCGTCTGCAGGCAGGTCCGCGTCGAGGCCGCCATTGACGACATCGTCGACCGCAAGATCAGGGTCTCCGGGCGCATCCTCGACGACGACGACCATGTGCTGGCCGAGGCCCACGCGCTGTTCGTGAAGTTGAAGCCGGGGCAACCATGA
- a CDS encoding HIT family protein, with protein MDPEDRIVDRGVGEPDHLQRLWTPHRMTYIADAVKAGSASSSEPFTDIPNMSDEDGLVVARGELVYAVLNLYPYNPGHLMVVPYRRVAELENLTDAESCELMAFTQKAIRVMKAVSRPHGFNVGLNLGTSAGGSLSEHLHMHVVPRWGGDANFITVIGDSKVIPQLLRDTRALLATEWDKQP; from the coding sequence GTGGATCCGGAGGACAGGATCGTAGACCGGGGAGTCGGCGAGCCGGACCACCTGCAGCGGTTGTGGACGCCGCACCGGATGACCTACATCGCCGACGCGGTGAAGGCCGGCTCGGCATCGTCGTCCGAGCCGTTCACCGACATCCCCAACATGTCCGACGAGGACGGGTTGGTGGTGGCGCGCGGCGAGCTGGTGTACGCAGTGCTCAACCTGTACCCCTACAACCCGGGGCACCTGATGGTGGTGCCCTACCGCCGGGTGGCGGAGCTGGAGAACCTCACCGACGCCGAGAGCTGCGAGCTGATGGCGTTCACGCAGAAAGCGATCCGGGTGATGAAGGCCGTGTCGCGGCCGCACGGCTTCAACGTGGGCCTCAACCTCGGCACGTCGGCCGGAGGCTCGCTGTCCGAGCACCTGCACATGCACGTGGTCCCGCGCTGGGGCGGCGACGCCAACTTCATCACCGTCATCGGCGACTCCAAGGTGATCCCGCAGCTGCTGCGCGACACCCGCGCCCTGCTGGCCACCGAATGGGACAAGCAGCCGTGA